One genomic window of Elaeis guineensis isolate ETL-2024a chromosome 2, EG11, whole genome shotgun sequence includes the following:
- the LOC109505809 gene encoding putative disease resistance protein RGA4 encodes MAHQLGEWFGSAVVGQLVSRADSYLQDRRERRAGVRENLEKLRGHLRKISDVVDLTHGRSIKNPRLEAWLIKLKNAAYDAEDVLDVFEYERLKEQVNSSFSHCIRKRLRTFASSFNFCDDSGKWLKEIVDGFDTIAAEASDYCCRWFESDGCSPAISDENEDDRTTTSTLRSEEEVYGREAVKRDAVRMLLDESDSSARNAPVISILGFGGVGKTTFAKYVLADEEIQTHFDLKVWVYVSDKFDKLEIMKQIITSISQIKPHKLVQVKNMDYLLSVLRENLIGKRFLLVLDDVWDTKWEALCDYLTYAEKGSKILVTAREEKSVDVRGRPVRKIFLEGLAYRDFWLFFEACAFGNERVSLFHWPELKLVGMEIAKKLKGNPLAAKTVGKLLSANIDHSYWTSILTSDLWKLEQGPNDIMPALRLSYRRLPAHLQRCFAYCSIFPKGYKFIKERLVHMWMAHGFIQTWDEHPKLEDIGESYFNDLLQRSFFIRGEHSNDELYYMHDLIHDLAHFVSMHDYLRIDSDRIGVISTTVRHLSIRTDRLDEVRKVPELEKLRTLRFVFTEGGPDYSQTLEDVLKKLKSIRVLDFSDCRLNKLPEIGHLIHLRYLDLSSNSFEMLPSSLTMLYHLQVLNLRNCKICSLPSDINKLIKLRHLKAESDVVSTIANIGKLTSLKELSLFEVDENRGNHIKELENMSHLGGQLHIKCLDVVKTREEANKAHLDEKYYLKGLQLEWASESDNVEEVLEGLQPPDNLKELTIKRYSGTRSPTWLGPRWLSDLTSIHLSYCERWNVLPPLGQLQHLKALHMEGLNAVTQIGHQLYGNDGIVFPSLEVLTFKFMSRWEVWLGVVEGRRSFPRLRKLSIASCPELKRLPVLSMFKNQRDNISPSTLLISDCPCITCLPGEMLHQLKILGVKRCPSLSVSPPGNEGEEVVLSLVRLCIEDTPLLKGWFLSKGLPSLLELHVHCYPQLISFSRDQEMWLEGLVSLQDLHIVKCIYLLSLPVGLPNISHLEKLWIENCPAIWSLRERLPTSLKQLCIRECSPLLNNRCKRMVGSDWDKIEHIPYITLDSETIQAPAAVPSC; translated from the coding sequence ATGGCTCATCAACTGGGCGAATGGTTTGGATCTGCTGTGGTAGGCCAGCTGGTTAGCAGGGCCGATTCCTATCTGCAGGACCGGAGAGAGCGGCGGGCCGGCGTTCGGGAGAACCTGGAAAAACTGAGGGGTCATCTCAGAAAGATCAGCGACGTGGTCGATCTCACTCATGGCAGGTCAATCAAGAACCCTAGATTGGAAGCATGGCTGATCAAACTCAAGAATGCAGCCTATGACGCCGAAGATGTGCTGGATGTGTTCGAGTACGAGCGCCTTAAAGAGCAGGTTAATTCATCTTTCTCCCATTGCATCCGCAAACGTCTTCGTACATTTGCCAGTAGCTTCAACTTCTGTGACGACAGCGGGAAGTGGTTGAAAGAAATTGTGGATGGATTCGATACAATTGCTGCCGAGGCATCGGATTATTGTTGTAGGTGGTTCGAGTCGGATGGTTGCTCGCCCGCCATCTCGGATGAGAATGAGGATGATCGGACCACCACCTCAACTTTAAGATCCGAAGAGGAAGTGTACGGTCGTGAAGCCGTGAAACGAGATGCCGTAAGAATGTTGCTGGACGAGTCTGATTCTAGTGCCAGGAATGCCCCCGTCATCTCCATACTTGGATTTGGTGGGGTTGGAAAGACGACTTTCGCCAAGTACGTCCTGGCAGATGAAGAAATTCAAACTCATTTCGATCTCAAAGTGTGGGTTTATGTGTCCGATAAATTCGACAAGTTGGAGATCATGAAGCAGATCATAACATCTATCTCCCAAATAAAGCCTCACAAGCTTGTTCAGGTAAAGAATATGGATTACCTTCTGAGTGTTCTTAGAGAGAACTTGATTGGGAAAAGGTTTTTGCTCGTCCTTGATGATGTGTGGGATACCAAATGGGAGGCACTATGCGATTATCTAACATATGCTGAAAAGGGTAGCAAGATATTGGTCACGGCTAGAGAGGAAAAGAGTGTAGATGTGAGGGGTCGACCCGTGAGAAAAATCTTCTTGGAGGGTTTAGCATACAGGGATTTTTGGTTATTTTTCGAAGCATGTGCATTCGGTAACGAGAGGGTTTCTTTATTTCATTGGCCGGAATTAAAACTTGTTGGCATGGAGATTGCTAAGAAGCTGAAAGGCAACCCTCTTGCAGCAAAGACCGTGGGTAAACTGCTAAGTGCTAACATTGATCACAGTTATTGGACAAGCATTTTGACGAGTGATTTATGGAAACTAGAACAGGGGCCTAATGACATCATGCCAGCTTTGAGATTGAGCTATCGGCGGCTACCAGCACATCTGCAGCGCTGCTTTGCTTACTGTAGTATATTTCCCAAAGGTTACAAGTTCATCAAAGAAAGGTTGGTCCATATGTGGATGGCACATGGGTTCATTCAAACCTGGGATGAACACCCGAAATTGGAGGATATAGGGGAAAGCTACTTCAATGATTTGCTGCAGAGGTCTTTCTTTATACGAGGTGAACACTCTAATGATGAATTATACTACATGCATGATCTAATCCATGACTTGGCGCATTTTGTTTCCATGCATGATTACCTTAGAATTGACAGTGATCGGATAGGAGTAATATCAACAACAGTTCGCCATTTATCCATCAGGACTGATAGATTAGATGAAGTCCGGAAAGTTCCTGAATTAGAAAAATTGCGCACTCTTCGCTTTGTATTTACCGAGGGTGGGCCTGATTATTCTCAGACTCTTGAAGATGTATTGAAAAAGCTGAAAAGCATACGCGTGCTTGATTTTTCTGACTGTCGTTTGAATAAGTTGCCAGAGATAGGCCACTTGATACATTTAAGATACTTGGATCTCTCTTCTAATAGTTTTGAAATGCTGCCAAGTTCATTAACTATGCTTTACCACCTTCAAGTCTTGAATTTACGGAACTGTAAAATTTGTAGTTTGCCCAGTGACATAAACAAGCTGATCAAGTTACGCCATCTTAAAGCAGAAAGTGATGTTGTTTCTACGATTGCAAACATTGGGAAGCTAACTTCCCTTAAAGAATTGTCGCTATTTGAGGTTGACGAGAACAGGGGAAACCATATTAAAGAGCTGGAGAACATGAGTCATCTTGGAGGACAACTTCACATCAAATGTCTTGATGTTGTCAAGACAAGGGAAGAGGCCAACAAGGCACATTTGGATGAAAAATATTACCTTAAAGGATTGCAGTTAGAATGGGCTTCTGAAAGTGATAATGTAGAGGAGGTGCTTGAAGGCCTCCAGCCACCTGACAATCTTAAAGAGCTAACTATTAAACGGTACAGTGGCACCAGATCTCCAACTTGGCTGGGTCCAAGATGGCTTTCGGATCTGACATCCATTCATTTGAGCTATTGTGAGAGATGGAACGTGCTCCCGCCTCTTGGACAGCTGCAACATCTCAAGGCTCTTCACATGGAAGGGTTGAATGCAGTAACACAGATTGGTCATCAACTTTATGGTAACGACGGTATCGTGTTTCCTTCCTTGGAAGTGCTGACATTCAAGTTCATGTCAAGATGGGAGGTGTGGTTAGGAGTAGTTGAAGGCCGGCGTTCGTTTCCTCGCCTTCGTAAACTCAGCATCGCAAGTTGCCCAGAGCTGAAAAGATTGCCTGTTCTCTCCATGTTCAAAAATCAGCGAGATAACATCTCTCCTTCCACTTTGCTGATATCTGACTGCCCATGCATAACATGTCTTCCTGGTGAAATGCTGCATCAACTGAAAATCTTGGGTGTTAAACGTTGCCCCAGTCTCTCAGTGTCCCCGCCTGGCAATGAAGGAGAGGAGGTTGTGTTGTCACTTGTTCGCCTCTGCATAGAGGATACCCCTCTGCTCAAGGGGTGGTTTCTGTCGAAAGGCCTTCCCTCCCTTCTAGAGTTACATGTCCATTGTTATCCACAACTCATATCGTTCAGTAGAGACCAAGAGATGTGGCTTGAAGGTCTCGTCTCTCTCCAAGACTTGCATATCGTCAAGTGTATCTACCTTCTGTCACTACCTGTAGGGCTGCCAAATATTTCCCACCTTGAAAAATTGTGGATAGAGAACTGTCCTGCTATCTGGTCACTTCGTGAGAGATTGCCGACATCCTTGAAACAACTGTGCATACGAGAATGCAGTCCATTGCTGAATAATCGGTGCAAAAGGATGGTAGGTTCAGATTGGGACAAGATCGAACATATTCCTTACATAACTCTAGATTCAGAGACAATCCAAGCTCCTGCAGCTGTGCCCTCTTGCTAA